The Acidobacteriota bacterium nucleotide sequence CTAGGCCCCGTTGATACATCTCTTCAGCGGTCTTCTCACTGGAGGTTGAGTGTTCAGAGATCGTGCCCTGAGACGTTCTACCGCCGATCGAAAGCGAGGCAGGCCTTTGTCGGCCCGAACAGCCCTCCAAGAGCAGAAACGAAAAGGCAACGAGGACACAATGCCTCAGAAACCTCCGCATCTTCGGCATACCCCCTCTCAGTAAAGCGGGACCACCTCATTCTGTTGCCACGTTTGCCATTGACTGCCTTCTCTGTACGCGATGGCTCGGCCGCTTGAAAGCAAGTCGAGCGTATGTCTCCAAAGAGTACAGAGTCAAGGTGGCTGTGGCGACCTTCGGCGCGGCCGGTGCTCGCGCCGGTCGATGCCTCCCCAGGGACGGAACCAGGGAAGGAGCAAATCAGGGAAACAGGGCGAGGGGAGGTCGGGCCGGTTCCACGCCCCCGTCGTTCCTCCTCGGGCTTCGCGATAGACTTGAGGGGCGGAGGGCCGATGCGGGGGTACGTGGCGGGGCGCTTGCTCTTGTTCCTCCCGGCGATGCTGGGGGTGGTGACGCTCGTGTTCTTTCTGGGGCGGGCGCTTCCGGGGGACCCGGTGGACCTGATGCTGGGCGAGGGGGCGCCGGCGGAGCGCCGGGAGGAGCTTCGGCGTGCGCTTCACTTGGACGATCCCCTTCCCATGCAGTACGGCCGATACCTCTGGGACCTTTCGCGGGGCCGCCTGGGCGTCTCGCTCCGGACGCGGCGGCCGGTGGCTGAGGAGCTGGCCGCGGCCTTGCCGCAAACGGCGCGGCTGGCGGGAGCGGCGCTCGGCCTGGCGGTACTCCTGGCCCTTCCGGCGGCGCTGGCCTCCGCGCGGGGCGGGGCGGCGCGGCGCTGGGTTCGGGCG carries:
- a CDS encoding ABC transporter permease, with the translated sequence MRGYVAGRLLLFLPAMLGVVTLVFFLGRALPGDPVDLMLGEGAPAERREELRRALHLDDPLPMQYGRYLWDLSRGRLGVSLRTRRPVAEELAAALPQTARLAGAALGLAVLLALPAALASARGGAARRWVRA